In Zerene cesonia ecotype Mississippi chromosome 20, Zerene_cesonia_1.1, whole genome shotgun sequence, the genomic stretch tatatttaaccTGGTAACATTTGCAGGTAAAGTTGATGCCAACACCATGATAGTAATGGATTCTTTTGCTCTTCCTGTGGAAGGCACTGAAACTAGAGTGAATGCACAAGCTCAAGCCTATGAATACATGACTGCTTATATTGAGGCAGCTAAACaggtaacatttattttatactagcagtccgccctggctttgcccgtggtatatatatagcctatagcctccctcaataaatgggctatctaacactgaaagaatttttcaaattggaccagtagttcctgtgATTAGTGCtgtcaaacaaactcttcagctttataatctatatatataaaattctcgtgtcacagttttcgttgccatactcctccgaaaccgtttgaccgattttgatgaaattttttgtgcttatccggtatctatgagaatcggccaacatctatttttcatacccctaaatgataagagtaaggcagaacagcgtttgccgggtgcagctagtattagtatagatttatgaacacactatattttaagaaagcTAAGGCTATTTGATATTAACACATgagtttttatgatttaaagattgatattaatattatcctaAATCacaactaataataaatatttgacattTCTCAGGTGGGCAGACATGAAAATGCTATTGGTTGGTATCACAGCCACCCTGGGTATGGTTGCTGGTTGTCAGGCATCGATGTGTCCACTCAGATGCTTAATCAGAACTTCCAAGAGCCGTTTGTGGCTATCGTCATAGATCCAGTCAGAACCATATCAGCTGGCAAAGTGTGTCTCGGAGCTTTTAGGACTTATCCTAAGGTATAAATTACTGATATTTTGTAGATTTTGAacttaaaaagcaaaaatccCAAAAATAAGTTTGGGAAAGTATCTGtgactatttatatttgttttgtgaaagttattggaaaaattatagatttgtttttatttttagggcTACAAACCAGCAAATGAAGAGCCATCCGAATATCAAACAATCCCACTGAACAAGATAGAAGATTTTGGTGTTCATTGCAAACAATATTACTCATTAGAAGTGTCCTACTTCAAGTCATCCCTTGATCGGAGGCTGTTAGACTCACTATGGAACAAATATTGGGTCAACACTCTGAGCAGTTCCAGCCTGATAACCAATGCCGATTATACTACTGGACAGATATTTGACTTGTCTGATAAATTGGAGCAGAGTGAAGTCAGTTTGGGTAAGAAAATTTATGTCATtgcaatatattaagaaatttttattatagcaattgttttagttaaaaaagtAAGGCATATTAACCTAAGtaaaaagtattcaaattaatattgcacctgatttattatgtagttatTAAAGTCTTTATCAGTGTAGctttcatcaaaatattatgtatattgcaCCTGCTAAATcttacaagaaaatacatgtacattatagttattaaattttcaggtCGTGGTGGTTTTATAGTTGCTGGTGCAGATCCTCACGAGAAGCGCACCGAAGATAAACTCGGTAAGGCGACCAAAGACGCGTGCAAAACTACTATCGAAGTCATCCACGGCTTGATGGCTCAGATGATAAAGGACAGACTGTTCAACAGTGTCAGCGGAAGACCTTCTCCCGCTACTCCTATGATAGAATAATTTACTTTCGAGATTCAATAGTATTGCAAGATGTATTGAGATGGAAGAAATTGTAACCTCTTTTGTGATAAGtgaataaaagtttttgaaatatgcttatttctttttattaaatatataatattttgcgatttgatacacaaataaaaattatataagaataactgtaacaattattagaaaaaaaaggaaataaatataaaggttTTCATTACATGTGAGGCTAGgttttgaaagaaaacaaaactggtgattatataaacattctcaaatatttattaaccaatttacataaaatcattattatgtacatcTCTCACATAGCGCTAAATCATCTCACATCGTGGAGGGCCTTCTAGTTAGATACTTAGATAAAATGAAGCACCAAATTgcgatatattatgtatcttttGCGAAGCTCTCTTtataatggaaaaataaatgtaactaaaaaataaaactgtcgTGCGAAcacgtgtttattttatataaatatctcaaTATAATGTGCTGGTTAGTGgctaacataaataacaaaataataagcacTTACGTTATGTCCCAAAACATGAAAGATGGGCTCAGGGTAGCGTTAACGGTCTCTAACTATACTCTTACATATATGCATTATCTATTTACATTGTCGCTGAATAAAAAACTTTCTTTTAAAGGAACAGtactatttcaataatagAATTGACAGcagataaaacattttgtaaaactatactgacaatttaaaaatctattgtaaTCGATAGAGGATGATTGGAAGTGATTCTACAACCCTCAAATATGGTCaagcattaaaattaaaataatgactaattaaatgaatatcataaaatgCATAAATCAAATTTGAGAAATActataagataaattaaatatttcatatttactaCATTAGTTTAGGGcacgtaatttttaatgatgttagaaatcttaaataaaatatgatattaagtaCAATTCACATACAATCAATCCTGCCTTACTATACATCTTATTATACACATCTTCCCTATATACATAACAGATGTTTTAGCCcatgttgaaataaatctttacCTAAAGGTTACCAACCAAAAACCGAATggattaaaaaatctttttttaatccattttcgttatacatttatttacgttgcggtaagtaaattttatggaaattaaagcaaacataaaaatgcCAGTCCTGTACCATTTGAACGaagataattttcattttgcaGCTCctgcatatattttttgcgGTAAGTTGTATGAGATTTGAATAATACTGACAATTGAATCCCataatgtttttcataaataatccTTCTGTTTTCAACTATATTTAGCAATAAGAATGATGACGATTTTAAAAGTCATAATTTATCATACTCGCGATTGCgaacaaaaatttaagaaccatttacattcaaatttaaagtcagttgtatgaaaaatttataaaaaataatattatattgttgtttgAGGAATTAATAGAAAGACCACGTCCGCACAATGGGCCCCAGTCACACGAATGAATAAGTCTTTTAGTATTTATCTAAAGTGGAATGTTAAACGAATCTCTAAGTACGGCCTGAAAAACACATAAACTTAGAATTTAAGTGTTAACCTAGAAAAATATCTATGTGTTTTCAGGCCTTAGGTCATCTATAAACGACGTCACACATTAAATAGTCGAAACTTCGGAATAAATAATGGGTTccagttttattataagcgCAATTATTAGAAacgaaaattcaaaaaaaatcttttcattatagtatttatatagaaaagcAGTAAATTTGTTGTATATCACtgcatgtttataaaaattatttgtcatatttactatttaacaaTCTTTTAGCGAGCATTAGTAGCAATAAGATATTcacaaagaaattaataatataaataagtgaaaatatatgaaaaattccCATTAAATCTCGTAGAAAAAAGATGGAAGTGGGATACCAtatttaaatgagaatttaTAAGGGATTGTTAcgttagtattatttaaagtgtGACGTTATTACCGATAACTATCTTTCACCACTATATTACATACGGTTGTGTCTAATTTCTCAAATTGCAGCTTAAGGAACGACCCACAAGCCAATATGGCCAACCGCTATTTGTACagcgtgtttgtttgtatggctgctataatatacatttagcatagataaattatgaacataatttccacataaaaaatagacaatatatttatttagccgTTTCTGAATCATCAAAGAATTCGAATTTCTTACGAACATTTGGACTCAGAAGTTaaaatataggttatataaaatgttttgaaattgttatttatttttcttttaatttatgttattatatgttaggtgctttgttaataaacttaaaatgacAATATATAAAGCAGCCATACCACATAGCGACTAACATCTACCAATTATACAGTTAGGCATCACTATACATTGGGCGTAAGATAATTTTgtgaatgatatattattcagTCATATGTAGCCATAATTTTGGGGTATTaacaatgattacaataaagAGAATTGGTGTTTCAACATCttgtatttatcaattaaatacaatgactaaccttctttaaatattttgagtttTGACTCAATTTCCCTTCCATTTCTAATTTTCAACAccagaataatatataacaataatcacaaaaatatcTAACACTGTCTGTTTGTCCGTGCATCCCTCCAAACCGGTAATAATTATCGTATGCCTTCTATCGTGGGTGCATGTGTCCCGTGGGCCACTTGTCTCATGGGCCGAGTGTCTCATGGTCCACGGGGCGCACGGGCCAAGTTTCGTAGGCCGAGTGTGACTCTATCCGTGTGGCCCATGACCCACGGGTCGTATGTCCCGTGGGTCATGTGTCCCGTGGGCCATGCCCCGCGGGTCATGTGTCCCGTGGGCCTTGCTCCGCGGGCCGCTAGAGACAGAGGGCCGCGCGTCAGTTGAACAGGTCCGGGGGGAAGTTGTTCACCTCCGCCTGCTCCAGGACCGGGTTGCCGTCGATCGTGTACGACACCCTTATCCGGAGACGGAGTGGAGTCTGTAATGTAGtttgtacaattataatactatcgatttttttaaagacaaaccttttctaataattaaaaaatgtatgacatAAGCTATATGAAGGCACATAACATCTAATATCAATTTCTTGTTCATCAATCTCTAAATCAAATAGAAAAAGtccaaaagaaaatatagaaaaaatgattaaaaagtGCTAAATACCTTGGAGGGGTTGGTGACCTTGAGCAGTTGCGTGATCTCGCCCTGCGGCGTCAGCACGCTGCCCGACGGCGACATCATGTCCAGTCGGAATGTCTGCGGAAAAATCATTTGTTATAAtgtctaaaattataaatgaaatgtctCGTTTCGTcgttttaagtaatatttatgcaCGTAGCGGTGTAATTGttagcaattattttaatacattcaattagagtgaaaaaagtttaatctataaataaagtcaatggtttttatttttcgacattgaaaattaacatacatcattataaataattcagccTGAAATaactgtaacaaaaaaaaatcgtatttttataaacccAGCGTGTATAGATTCTTTTACATGgcatataaaaattctacaTTCGCccatatttagttaaaaatgattatatcatttatttacttaaatccAGTCAGATAGGATATGGCCACCTATATCGTACACATCGCTGACGGATTCCACtgccatataaaaaataatccaaaATTTTTCTAAACCCAGCCCACACAACTAACACTCGACAGAGCCGCTGGATTCCGTTCTCATTCAAAAAAGGAACGCATTGCacatttggttttttttttgccaatACAGCCAGCACAAACAAGACAGGCAACTCACCCTTGGCAAAGCCTCATTTCGTTctcatttaaaaaaggaacactgcaacattttgtttttttttttttttggctaTCCAGCCAGCATAGACAATACAGACGACTCACCCTCGGCACAGCGGCCTGGAAGAGGAAGTCCGTGATGGCGGCGGGCGCGGTGGAGTGCGCGCGCATCGTGATCGCGGCCGTctcgccgccgcgccgcacgTGCAGCTCCACGCGGAGGCCGTTGCGCTCCAGCGCCGTTACTATCGTCTCTGAGGGGGTTTGTATCGTCAACATTGTTACTGTATCATTTTACATTGTTGGACTAGCCTCTACTTAGCTGAGGCTGCGAgtaaagagttaaataaagtttatagagtatttctagaaaaaaagAAGGTATTAATAGAAACgccaattattttataggttttatatacggcaattataatgaaacaaaccTTCACAGAAAGctgtttatactattttacaaaaaaccatgaatttttataggaattaaagaaaaataacctaaactataaataataaattagttaacATTTAACTAACCCGAGGGCGCAGCATTAGTGACAGCAGATGGCGAGGCAAACAGTCCATCTAGCAAAGAGGGCGCCATATTGTTATTGAGGCTGCTCACGCCGCTGACACCGCTCATTGCGCTTACTCCGCTCACGGGCGCGCTCGCGGGCATAGTGCTAGTCGCGCTCAGGTCGAGACCGCTCAGTAGATCGAGAATGTCCTGAAATAAGATAAATGAATGATGAAATATCGTTTAAACCACATGTATAAGAGTAATTACAATAGTTACAAATCACAACTATTAGGATGATTTTATTCAGTAAGTTTCCTCATGTGGCTAtgctagtatttttaaatttatcgctttagtgtatatttaattaactaatcGTCGATAAGAGCGATGACTAAGTAATGACTATGGACATTTTGAATTGGAAAGTGAATTGCgtgactgttttattttttactagctgcgccccgcggtttcgcctgCGTAAggccgtaggaatatcggaaaataaatatataataaattagaggAGTATAGAATAAagagttgcctatgtgttattccaggtCTCCAGCTATCtcagtaccaaatttcatagaattcggttcagtagtttttgtgtgaaagagtaacaaacatacacacatcctcacaaactttcgcatttataatattataggagtaagatagtaggataggatgctATAGACAGACAACCGATCTGGGGGTTCTTATGTCGGTAAGCGACCACGACCCCCCATGAACAAATGTTCATTAGTGATGGTGATCGCTTTGTGAATGTAAATACAAAGATAGGGGAGGGAGCTTCTGCTTTGCAGAGACAAATGCGTTGCCCAATTTTAAAGAGCTACTGAAAGAACCATGGAAAAAGGAAAAGGACCACATTGACAAGGACCGAAGGCTCTGGCATTCATAAAGCTATCATGTTCATATGTACGATGGAAAATGGACGAGAAAAAAAGATACGCATATACGTATGAGCACATGTATAGGATAGTGTCACACTATACATTACatctaaaactataaaaaataccgagcataCAACTCACATTGGTAGTAGTGTTGTTGTTGGCGGCGGGCGCTGCGTGTTCCACGTCACCATTGGACAGCGGCTCCGAGCCGATGATGAGATCCAATAGGGCGTCCTGATTACAAAACAACTTTGTAAgcacttttattaatttaattttacatactgTTAATATGAAGCCAAATTTTGGTTTTATCACGCTAATCTCAAAACTAACaactgaaatttttttttcaccattgcatatgtatgtgatcTCCGGTTCCCACGTTATATGCTGTATATGTAGCCGGGGTGGTAcgctagtattaaatacttgtaaaaaaaaaaaactaaaaacttgAAGCGTGTTCAAAGATacaatttaactaaattgtctcacttgcacCTATATCAAGTAACTGTAAGGAAATTCATTAATCCTGCAGATCCTAACTAGGATAATAataggaaaaataataaaataattgcaatattatCATCAAtccttcataaatttatatataactcaaaggttaGTCACCTCTGACATAGTAGACATATATATCAACGCGCAGCTCAAACCACTAGACGGATCGAGCTGAAATTTCGCATGCTGATAGATGTTATTACGTAGGCATCcactaagaaaggattttgacaaattctacccccaagcgGATAAAACAGGGGATGAAAGTCTGtaccatgaacatttatatatgtaccacggccggggcggaccgccagttaagaaatatacatagGTATAGAATATAcgggtatataatatatagcgcACCTGgtcgggcggcggcgcggcgagCGCCGGCTCGGGCTCCGCGTCGCTGTCGTCCCGCTCGGGCGGCGCGCCCGCCTCCATCGCCGGCATGCGCTCCAGCAGCGCCGGCCGCAGCGACGCGTACTGCCTGCGCCCGGCCCACGTACGTTTTAgttagtcgagcacgcttcggcacgaactgggccagctcgcaccgggattGTACCACACCATCGcagaagaccggcgtaaaatagtagcatgctaccgTGTTTCGTAAGGCGAATGGGTGAGACGAAGGCACCTATCCTTTTTCTTTCCGTTTCCAGTCCTTACTTGAGGAATAAGGTCCTCTCATCTCCTCCCTTTTCAATTTggagtcggcaatccatttgtagaggtgtatggggtctgcaatcgaccttacgcctctccaaatgttcatgggcagtggtagcgTTTACTATCAGGGATCGTTCGATGAGGGTAGGGGAGGGGGCACGAGCATTGTGACGTCATACGCACAGTGAtgcgaaattttataaatgacaaactcaagctcataaatatatacatcatGAATTTTATTGCCAAGTGTTTCCATAGAAACACTTTCGAATTATTGTTACTACTACTCCAAACAGCTaagcaaataaagatttacCTGAACAGCTGTGACAACTCGACACCTCTCTGTTGCAGTTCGATGTGTATGTGAGAGCCGAACGTGTCTATGATCACGCGGATTTTACTGGAAAcaccataaaatattgttatataaaaataaaagtttaagaattataatttgatatacaaGATATTTCGttgatatatttctttactaAAAACTTGCTTACAACCTAGtttatttccaaatttaaTAACTCTGTGTCTTTATTGAAATCTGGAACTTaacaaaatagtaaaaaatcaaGTATGTGCAGGAAGATAGGCAGAATTAAAATGGTTTTGGTGCATTCTGAATtgtccagggaaggtttaaaagttAAGAACAATACGGAGGTGGGCGAAGTCGCTGGCGGGAAGCTAGTCACAGATATTTATGTAAGTTACACCACATATAACGCAAAAAcccgaaaaaaaaattaaagcttaCAAAAAATAGTCTACCCGGATGGAGCCGGGGCGAGTAActagttacaaataaataaataaacacttactCCTGACTCGGCTGCGTGGTGAACCTGGTGGAGAGCTTGGCCAGCGACAGCAGCAGGAACTCCTTGGTGGTAATCGACAGCTGCGTCGACCACAACAGCTTCTGGTACACGTCGATCACGTACTCCTCGGACGGCCGGCTGAACTCGTCTGTGGACGCGATGGTACATGGTTAAGTGTGTGTCGGGTATAGATACatgttacaaaaaaagaaaaagtgaaattgtaaaaatattaatttttgatgtTCGTCTCAcagatattatttcaaaataaaatgatccATTAGGAATCTGTTACTACATTTTCGATGAGATACATAATGCGACAactagattataaattatattattttggttaCACTGCGGTTTCAGAATCTCCTTAATTAACTAGgtgtaaaaagaaataagcGTACCGACTCCGTCGTCGTCTACCATAGATATGGCGTTACTGGCTTCCGAGACCAGCATGTCTCCGTACTCTCCTATCGTCCAAGCCGCAACCTGAAACAGTTTAGTAAAATTTGCATgtaggaattgaatgaaattggCTTTGTTTATTAAGTTCGGTTCATAGGGCCTTCCAAATGGACACCAGGGTTTTGCAGGAAGGATGTACGAGGAAGTAAGACAATAATTTTGCATGCTTATGATGCTGACTGTACACAAGGAGGCATATAAGTTGGCATGCGTTCCTTTACTTTGCTCAAAggataattgataaatatgcaTGCCCAACTGTACGCGAAcggtttataattttacatgcTGACTGTACGTGGGAAGCatccaaatattatataattttggacGGCTTTTGTCACGTGTGTAAGGGTGTGAGAGGTTAAAAGTGATGGAACTTCACCGAtcttcaaactcaaactcaaacatttatttatccaattagacttcttacagaagcacttttggatcgtcataacatagtttttttttctactgaGAACAGCCGGCGAAAAACTCTATAGTTGacgcatttttttaaagtcaatttttccaagtacatataatatgtacacaaCACTAACTGTCCCGTGGCTCTCACAACGTTCCCTGGATTTCCATCATTGGTATATGTTCGTTGCTGACGGTACGTACCTGCACGAGCGGCTGCTTCTCGGTGGCGTCGCCGCAGACGGCGGCGCGCTCGAGCGAGATCCAGAGCCGCATGGCCGCGTACGCCTGCCGCTCGCCCGGCGCCGCGGACACTATCTGGATGGTGTTCGACACGGTGTCGTCGCGGAGGTAGTTGCCCGCCTGGAATGTTCGAGACGGACGTGTTAATGTATTgtttctttcaataaaaacaaaaaaaaggcaTTGAAAATGGACGAAGTTTGGTTATGACGCTCTGCGGGTATGCTCATTTGGGCATATAGCATccatagaaaattaaaatattaattgaaaataaagtgagagagagagagagagatagaaacaaaaaagtcATTGAAAATGGATGATGTTTAGTTTTGATGCTCTGCGGTACGCTGGTTTTGAAAGAGAGAGGGAGAAGCAGAAAGAAAAATCGTCATTTCGACGTTTAGagattttcttttcatttggTATACATATGTTGTCACATTCAATTCTTAtatggttttattattatctctaaatatataaatttcgtgTCACTTGTTTGTCAGCGATCGActccaaatttatttaaccgatttaaatcaaattcgCGCAtaatgtgcagtttgatccaacttaaaagataggacaAATGACCACCCAGAACGGGGGCTTGCAGCTAGTTGGGTATATACACCGACCTTCAGCAGCACCTGGAACAGCGTGTCCAGGTGCCACTTGCTGCTCGGCGCATGCCGCTCGGCCGCCAGCACCATCGCGCTGGAGCAGTGCGCCTTGAACTCTGCGTCGGACCGCTCCAGGAACACCAGCAGCTCCTTCATCATGGCGCGTATATTCTGCCCGTTGATCAGCGCGAACGACAGCTCCATAGCCCGCCGCCGGATGGACACGTCGGGATCCTGGTAAGAAAATTCAGATAGGTTAACTTCTTGCATTGAAACAGCATTGAGACATTTATGATAACTTGCACAGTTTTTTTGGACTTAGACAATTATACAGAAAACAGGTATTATGTGATGTCGGGTAATTAAATTACGATCACaacgaaaaatataacagttttCTACTATCAAAATAGCTCAAAATAGTAGAAATTTacctttagaaattaaaaacttttcaacggattttaaacgcgatttattccttatattattaacccgacgttttgaACACTTAACAgcgtcgggttaataacataatga encodes the following:
- the LOC119834765 gene encoding AP-1 complex subunit gamma-1 isoform X9 → MNGSESGFNPAFNIATIKQVVNEAIERVRMQTPTRLRDLIRQIRAARTAAEERSVVNKECAYIRSTFREEDSVWRCRNIAKLLYIHMLGYPAHFGQLECLKLIASPRFTDKRVGYLGAMLLLDERQDVHLLITNCLKNDLNSNTQFVVGLALCTLGAIASPEMARDLASEVERLIKSPNAYIKKKAALCAFRIIRRVPDLMEMFLPATRSLLTEKNHGVLITGVTLITEMCENSPDTLNHFKKIVPNLVRILKNLILAGYSPEHDVSGVSDPFLQVKILRLLRILGKNDAEASEAMNDILAQVATNTETSKNVGNTILYETVLSIMDIKSESSLRVLAINILGRFLLNNDKNIRYVALNTLLRTVHVDTSAVQRHRTTILECLKDPDVSIRRRAMELSFALINGQNIRAMMKELLVFLERSDAEFKAHCSSAMVLAAERHAPSSKWHLDTLFQVLLKAGNYLRDDTVSNTIQIVSAAPGERQAYAAMRLWISLERAAVCGDATEKQPLVQVAAWTIGEYGDMLVSEASNAISMVDDDGVDEFSRPSEEYVIDVYQKLLWSTQLSITTKEFLLLSLAKLSTRFTTQPSQDKIRVIIDTFGSHIHIELQQRGVELSQLFRQYASLRPALLERMPAMEAGAPPERDDSDAEPEPALAAPPPDQDALLDLIIGSEPLSNGDVEHAAPAANNNTTTNDILDLLSGLDLSATSTMPASAPVSGVSAMSGVSGVSSLNNNMAPSLLDGLFASPSAVTNAAPSETIVTALERNGLRVELHVRRGGETAAITMRAHSTAPAAITDFLFQAAVPRTFRLDMMSPSGSVLTPQGEITQLLKVTNPSKTPLRLRIRVSYTIDGNPVLEQAEVNNFPPDLFN
- the LOC119834765 gene encoding AP-1 complex subunit gamma-1 isoform X2; this translates as MAYPMYEVDWSVLPPDQNRRFNPAFNIATIKQVVNEAIERVRMQTPTRLRDLIRQIRAARTAAEERSVVNKECAYIRSTFREEDSVWRCRNIAKLLYIHMLGYPAHFGQLECLKLIASPRFTDKRVGYLGAMLLLDERQDVHLLITNCLKNDLNSNTQFVVGLALCTLGAIASPEMARDLASEVERLIKSPNAYIKKKAALCAFRIIRRVPDLMEMFLPATRSLLTEKNHGVLITGVTLITEMCENSPDTLNHFKKESGQREIVPNLVRILKNLILAGYSPEHDVSGVSDPFLQVKILRLLRILGKNDAEASEAMNDILAQVATNTETSKNVGNTILYETVLSIMDIKSESSLRVLAINILGRFLLNNDKNIRYVALNTLLRTVHVDTSAVQRHRTTILECLKDPDVSIRRRAMELSFALINGQNIRAMMKELLVFLERSDAEFKAHCSSAMVLAAERHAPSSKWHLDTLFQVLLKAGNYLRDDTVSNTIQIVSAAPGERQAYAAMRLWISLERAAVCGDATEKQPLVQVAAWTIGEYGDMLVSEASNAISMVDDDGVDEFSRPSEEYVIDVYQKLLWSTQLSITTKEFLLLSLAKLSTRFTTQPSQDKIRVIIDTFGSHIHIELQQRGVELSQLFRQYASLRPALLERMPAMEAGAPPERDDSDAEPEPALAAPPPDQDALLDLIIGSEPLSNGDVEHAAPAANNNTTTNDILDLLSGLDLSATSTMPASAPVSGVSAMSGVSGVSSLNNNMAPSLLDGLFASPSAVTNAAPSETIVTALERNGLRVELHVRRGGETAAITMRAHSTAPAAITDFLFQAAVPRTFRLDMMSPSGSVLTPQGEITQLLKVTNPSKTPLRLRIRVSYTIDGNPVLEQAEVNNFPPDLFN
- the LOC119834765 gene encoding AP-1 complex subunit gamma-1 isoform X3 produces the protein MAYPMYEVDWSVLPPDQNRRFNPAFNIATIKQVVNEAIERVAPVSVRMQTPTRLRDLIRQIRAARTAAEERSVVNKECAYIRSTFREEDSVWRCRNIAKLLYIHMLGYPAHFGQLECLKLIASPRFTDKRVGYLGAMLLLDERQDVHLLITNCLKNDLNSNTQFVVGLALCTLGAIASPEMARDLASEVERLIKSPNAYIKKKAALCAFRIIRRVPDLMEMFLPATRSLLTEKNHGVLITGVTLITEMCENSPDTLNHFKKIVPNLVRILKNLILAGYSPEHDVSGVSDPFLQVKILRLLRILGKNDAEASEAMNDILAQVATNTETSKNVGNTILYETVLSIMDIKSESSLRVLAINILGRFLLNNDKNIRYVALNTLLRTVHVDTSAVQRHRTTILECLKDPDVSIRRRAMELSFALINGQNIRAMMKELLVFLERSDAEFKAHCSSAMVLAAERHAPSSKWHLDTLFQVLLKAGNYLRDDTVSNTIQIVSAAPGERQAYAAMRLWISLERAAVCGDATEKQPLVQVAAWTIGEYGDMLVSEASNAISMVDDDGVDEFSRPSEEYVIDVYQKLLWSTQLSITTKEFLLLSLAKLSTRFTTQPSQDKIRVIIDTFGSHIHIELQQRGVELSQLFRQYASLRPALLERMPAMEAGAPPERDDSDAEPEPALAAPPPDQDALLDLIIGSEPLSNGDVEHAAPAANNNTTTNDILDLLSGLDLSATSTMPASAPVSGVSAMSGVSGVSSLNNNMAPSLLDGLFASPSAVTNAAPSETIVTALERNGLRVELHVRRGGETAAITMRAHSTAPAAITDFLFQAAVPRTFRLDMMSPSGSVLTPQGEITQLLKVTNPSKTPLRLRIRVSYTIDGNPVLEQAEVNNFPPDLFN
- the LOC119834765 gene encoding AP-1 complex subunit gamma-1 isoform X7, whose amino-acid sequence is MNGSESGFNPAFNIATIKQVVNEAIERVRMQTPTRLRDLIRQIRAARTAAEERSVVNKECAYIRSTFREEDSVWRCRNIAKLLYIHMLGYPAHFGQLECLKLIASPRFTDKRVGYLGAMLLLDERQDVHLLITNCLKNDLNSNTQFVVGLALCTLGAIASPEMARDLASEVERLIKSPNAYIKKKAALCAFRIIRRVPDLMEMFLPATRSLLTEKNHGVLITGVTLITEMCENSPDTLNHFKKESGQREIVPNLVRILKNLILAGYSPEHDVSGVSDPFLQVKILRLLRILGKNDAEASEAMNDILAQVATNTETSKNVGNTILYETVLSIMDIKSESSLRVLAINILGRFLLNNDKNIRYVALNTLLRTVHVDTSAVQRHRTTILECLKDPDVSIRRRAMELSFALINGQNIRAMMKELLVFLERSDAEFKAHCSSAMVLAAERHAPSSKWHLDTLFQVLLKAGNYLRDDTVSNTIQIVSAAPGERQAYAAMRLWISLERAAVCGDATEKQPLVQVAAWTIGEYGDMLVSEASNAISMVDDDGVDEFSRPSEEYVIDVYQKLLWSTQLSITTKEFLLLSLAKLSTRFTTQPSQDKIRVIIDTFGSHIHIELQQRGVELSQLFRQYASLRPALLERMPAMEAGAPPERDDSDAEPEPALAAPPPDQDALLDLIIGSEPLSNGDVEHAAPAANNNTTTNDILDLLSGLDLSATSTMPASAPVSGVSAMSGVSGVSSLNNNMAPSLLDGLFASPSAVTNAAPSETIVTALERNGLRVELHVRRGGETAAITMRAHSTAPAAITDFLFQAAVPRTFRLDMMSPSGSVLTPQGEITQLLKVTNPSKTPLRLRIRVSYTIDGNPVLEQAEVNNFPPDLFN